From a region of the Bacillus alveayuensis genome:
- a CDS encoding hypothetical protein (product_source=Hypo-rule applied; pfam=PF14330) — MSVTLKALAKTIRSKNAGTDKITFDIIFREKEQYEKVKQSKCLTKETIAKLYDIDESRITDFVEYDPAYAIKFTIKRSRPSGDPGEGDVFGSQQYAPLLDVEID; from the coding sequence ATGTCAGTTACCTTAAAAGCATTAGCCAAAACGATTCGTAGTAAAAATGCAGGGACAGATAAAATTACTTTTGATATCATATTCCGTGAAAAGGAACAATACGAGAAAGTAAAACAAAGTAAATGCTTAACAAAAGAAACGATCGCCAAGCTTTATGATATTGACGAAAGCCGTATTACCGACTTCGTTGAATACGATCCCGCCTATGCCATAAAATTTACGATTAAACGGAGCCGCCCAAGCGGCGACCCAGGTGAAGGAGATGTTTTCGGATCTCAACAATATGCTCCTTTACTTGATGTAGAAATTGACTAA
- a CDS encoding hypothetical protein (product_source=Hypo-rule applied) has protein sequence MIVEGIAKEKETAEALTLFASRQIFYVRLPEVKGTTGTAAFITDDVLYAGPAYTWTMNHVVPVSDPLELFKVQIETVGESVKS, from the coding sequence GTGATTGTTGAAGGGATTGCTAAGGAAAAAGAAACTGCTGAAGCATTAACACTTTTTGCTTCTCGGCAAATTTTCTATGTCCGCCTTCCTGAAGTGAAAGGTACAACTGGTACGGCAGCATTTATTACTGATGACGTACTTTACGCAGGTCCTGCCTACACATGGACTATGAATCATGTAGTTCCAGTCTCTGATCCATTGGAATTATTTAAAGTTCAAATCGAAACGGTTGGCGAATCAGTAAAATCTTAA
- a CDS encoding gamma-glutamyl-gamma-aminobutyrate hydrolase PuuD (product_source=COG2071; cath_funfam=3.40.50.880; cog=COG2071; pfam=PF07722; superfamily=52317): MKNLEGVNAERHHQEMKGIIGTKAVHTIQLEEDCRAFQWLQQKNVDVNSFHRQVIDQVGEGLVVSAWSDDGYPEWIEGAGDQWIVGTQFHPEQLVKNDERWGRLFIAFREATKERR; this comes from the coding sequence TTGAAAAATTTAGAAGGAGTCAATGCTGAACGACATCACCAAGAAATGAAGGGAATCATTGGGACAAAAGCTGTTCACACCATACAATTAGAAGAAGATTGCCGTGCCTTTCAATGGCTGCAGCAAAAAAACGTTGATGTAAACTCATTTCATCGTCAAGTTATTGATCAGGTTGGAGAAGGACTAGTTGTATCCGCATGGTCAGATGATGGTTATCCCGAGTGGATTGAAGGGGCAGGTGATCAATGGATTGTTGGGACACAGTTTCACCCTGAACAGCTAGTGAAAAATGATGAACGGTGGGGGAGGCTATTCATTGCGTTTAGGGAAGCAACAAAAGAGAGAAGATAA
- a CDS encoding hypothetical protein (product_source=Hypo-rule applied; superfamily=57302), with protein sequence MCKLSSAGCKNCGNCMKNAAMAKTAKTVNQLMISRTNKDLKPQAASTS encoded by the coding sequence ATGTGTAAATTAAGTTCGGCAGGCTGTAAAAATTGCGGAAATTGCATGAAAAACGCGGCGATGGCAAAAACGGCAAAAACGGTAAATCAGCTCATGATTTCAAGAACGAATAAGGATTTAAAACCTCAAGCGGCAAGTACAAGTTGA
- a CDS encoding magnesium-transporting ATPase (P-type) (product_source=COG0474; cath_funfam=1.20.1250.20; cog=COG0474; superfamily=144091; transmembrane_helix_parts=Inside_1_2,TMhelix_3_18,Outside_19_27,TMhelix_28_47,Inside_48_53,TMhelix_54_76,Outside_77_84) — translation MEFLGLILSVVIAIYLALDSPKYGKNPWLWGVLGFIFSLLTLGIYLIQTNRKVAGWILLVIAILYWLFIIFVVIGIVAFYSLYS, via the coding sequence ATGGAGTTTTTAGGACTTATCCTATCTGTTGTCATTGCCATTTATTTAGCATTGGATTCCCCGAAATATGGAAAAAACCCTTGGCTATGGGGGGTTCTCGGTTTCATTTTTAGCCTTTTAACATTAGGAATTTACCTTATTCAAACGAATCGAAAGGTAGCTGGATGGATTCTCCTTGTGATCGCCATACTTTATTGGCTATTCATTATATTTGTCGTCATTGGAATCGTCGCATTTTATTCTCTATATTCATAA
- a CDS encoding hypothetical protein (product_source=Hypo-rule applied; cath_funfam=3.40.50.300; superfamily=54427; transmembrane_helix_parts=Outside_1_9,TMhelix_10_27,Inside_28_151) — protein MKIRRKHQPFIVIIMVVVLFIFVLFFISSMKSKKPEDVVNTFYRYEQKGDFGSSWDLFHSKMKERFSKNSYVTERSHIYMSHFGVTTFSYKVHEAKKLSSWKMMKEGPTFTNVYVVPVEIDFHSKFGTFTIWQNVYVVKEKQKWTILWEFQ, from the coding sequence TTGAAAATACGGAGAAAGCATCAGCCGTTTATTGTTATCATAATGGTCGTTGTGCTATTCATATTCGTTCTTTTTTTTATTTCCAGCATGAAAAGCAAGAAACCGGAAGATGTCGTCAATACGTTTTATCGATATGAACAAAAAGGGGATTTCGGGAGCTCGTGGGATTTGTTTCATTCAAAAATGAAAGAACGGTTTTCGAAGAATAGTTATGTGACGGAGCGATCCCATATTTATATGAGTCATTTTGGTGTAACGACTTTTTCTTATAAAGTGCATGAAGCAAAAAAATTATCTTCTTGGAAAATGATGAAAGAAGGGCCTACTTTCACGAATGTTTATGTAGTACCCGTTGAAATAGACTTTCATAGTAAATTTGGAACATTTACCATTTGGCAAAATGTTTATGTAGTAAAAGAAAAACAAAAATGGACGATTTTATGGGAGTTTCAGTAG
- a CDS encoding competence protein ComK (product_source=KO:K02250; cog=COG4903; ko=KO:K02250; pfam=PF06338), producing the protein MKTYSTYFIYRDTFALLPYFNEYGELFTTVIEKYKKVQVAKSPKQILMENCDFHGATLKGRIDSAKKVLPRHRLLPVYISDHFKLCFFPTKSMENVDCQWFSQCGIRTMVQHEKGTIVVLKNNERILVRKRYPILFDKWKTATYLVGTYQDREQQIAELIAEDRGIYRDDEREWEDD; encoded by the coding sequence TTGAAAACATATTCAACATATTTCATTTATCGGGATACCTTTGCACTTTTGCCATATTTTAATGAGTATGGAGAACTTTTTACTACTGTTATTGAAAAATATAAAAAAGTCCAAGTAGCGAAATCCCCGAAGCAAATTTTAATGGAGAATTGTGATTTCCATGGCGCCACTTTAAAAGGGAGAATCGACTCAGCGAAAAAAGTACTTCCAAGACACCGCCTCCTTCCCGTTTACATCTCTGATCATTTTAAGCTCTGCTTTTTTCCGACAAAATCGATGGAGAACGTTGATTGTCAATGGTTTTCCCAATGCGGGATCAGAACGATGGTGCAGCACGAAAAAGGTACAATTGTCGTGCTGAAAAATAACGAAAGAATTCTTGTCAGAAAAAGATATCCGATTTTATTTGATAAATGGAAGACGGCCACTTATTTAGTCGGTACATATCAGGATCGAGAACAACAAATTGCAGAGTTAATAGCGGAAGACCGTGGGATTTATCGAGATGATGAACGAGAATGGGAGGATGATTAA
- a CDS encoding hypothetical protein (product_source=Hypo-rule applied; cath_funfam=3.40.50.1110; superfamily=52266; transmembrane_helix_parts=Outside_1_3,TMhelix_4_26,Inside_27_258), with protein MQKWMAVVTCIMTLFVIIFGHLYWNGKIKRHVNASESITKAEKKDASEQYDVVRHLPDELVEKVEKAAETDVPLNFVIYGSEATSTDEQAWPNRLKENLEKNYNHYFNISIYSDEGKTTKDVIAENLYEKIVAEKPDVLLFEPFILKDNGGGVGIENTIQNITSILNEVQKANPEVTIYLQPAHPLYNAVNYPRQVERLKEYAEENDYIFLDHWTAWPEQDNQELKTYLVDENNKPNEKGNKVWADYLINYFYQGLFS; from the coding sequence GTGCAAAAATGGATGGCAGTAGTGACCTGCATTATGACATTATTTGTGATCATCTTTGGCCATTTGTATTGGAACGGGAAGATTAAAAGACATGTAAATGCTTCAGAATCTATCACAAAAGCGGAGAAAAAGGATGCGAGTGAACAATATGACGTTGTACGGCATCTTCCAGATGAATTAGTAGAAAAGGTCGAAAAGGCTGCGGAAACTGATGTGCCTTTGAACTTTGTCATTTATGGCTCGGAAGCAACCTCTACCGATGAACAGGCTTGGCCAAATCGTTTAAAAGAGAATTTGGAAAAGAACTATAACCACTATTTTAATATTTCAATATACTCAGATGAAGGGAAAACGACAAAAGATGTCATCGCAGAGAATCTATATGAAAAGATTGTGGCCGAAAAACCAGATGTCCTTTTGTTTGAGCCGTTTATATTAAAGGACAACGGTGGCGGAGTAGGGATTGAAAACACTATTCAAAACATAACGTCTATTTTAAATGAAGTTCAAAAGGCGAACCCAGAAGTGACGATTTATCTACAGCCCGCTCACCCTCTTTATAATGCTGTGAATTATCCGCGTCAAGTGGAGCGATTGAAGGAATATGCAGAAGAGAACGATTATATTTTTCTTGACCATTGGACAGCTTGGCCTGAGCAAGATAATCAAGAGCTTAAAACTTATTTAGTGGATGAAAATAATAAACCTAATGAGAAAGGAAATAAAGTTTGGGCTGACTATTTAATCAATTATTTTTATCAAGGGCTATTTTCGTAA
- a CDS encoding LCP family protein required for cell wall assembly (product_source=TIGR00350; cath_funfam=3.40.50.140; cog=COG1316; pfam=PF03816; tigrfam=TIGR00350; transmembrane_helix_parts=Inside_1_12,TMhelix_13_35,Outside_36_317): MRTERQKKKRKKILWITLSVLAFLIIGTGSYAYYIWQKAASTIANIQEDIGRDKSEKRQEKVNFSKKDPISILLMGVDERKGDRGRSDSLIFMTVNPNKKSMEMVSIPRDTRTEIVGKGIQDKINHAYAFGGTEMAIKTVEHFLDVPVDYFVKVNMESFKDIVDAVGGVTVENNYAFSYEGYTFKEGKIHLNGDEALAFTRMRKQDPRGDFGRQERQRQVIQAVIEKGASISSITKFGEMFKVVEDNVKTNLTFDEMWDIQENYKDARQTLIQHQIKGSGTKIDGIYYLIVPEEERLALSQELKEHLELTPNTASNE, translated from the coding sequence ATGAGAACAGAAAGACAAAAGAAAAAACGCAAAAAAATACTATGGATTACCCTTTCCGTATTAGCTTTTCTTATTATTGGTACAGGAAGCTACGCCTATTACATATGGCAAAAAGCAGCATCAACGATTGCTAATATTCAAGAAGATATCGGTCGCGATAAATCGGAAAAACGCCAAGAGAAAGTAAATTTTAGCAAAAAGGACCCCATTTCTATATTGTTAATGGGTGTTGATGAACGAAAAGGAGACCGCGGTCGATCGGATTCATTAATTTTCATGACGGTAAATCCGAATAAAAAATCGATGGAAATGGTAAGCATTCCGCGTGATACGAGAACCGAAATTGTCGGAAAAGGTATTCAAGATAAAATTAACCACGCCTACGCGTTTGGCGGCACAGAAATGGCGATTAAGACGGTGGAACACTTTTTGGATGTTCCGGTTGACTACTTTGTGAAAGTCAATATGGAAAGCTTTAAAGATATTGTCGATGCTGTTGGTGGAGTGACGGTGGAAAATAACTACGCCTTTTCCTATGAAGGCTATACGTTTAAGGAAGGAAAAATTCATTTAAATGGTGATGAGGCGCTTGCTTTTACCCGAATGCGAAAGCAAGATCCTCGAGGGGATTTCGGGCGCCAAGAACGACAACGCCAGGTGATCCAAGCAGTTATCGAAAAAGGGGCGAGCATTTCATCCATTACAAAGTTTGGGGAAATGTTCAAGGTTGTGGAAGACAATGTCAAAACGAACTTAACATTTGATGAAATGTGGGACATTCAAGAAAATTATAAAGATGCTCGCCAAACATTAATACAACATCAAATCAAAGGATCTGGTACAAAAATTGATGGAATTTACTATTTGATCGTACCAGAGGAAGAACGCCTTGCTTTATCTCAAGAATTAAAAGAGCATTTAGAGCTCACTCCGAATACTGCCAGCAACGAGTAA
- a CDS encoding UTP--glucose-1-phosphate uridylyltransferase (product_source=KO:K00963; cath_funfam=3.90.550.10; cog=COG1210; ko=KO:K00963; pfam=PF00483; superfamily=53448; tigrfam=TIGR01099), translating into MQIKKAIIPAAGLGTRFLPATKAQPKEMLPIVDKPTIQYIVEEAVRSGIEDIMIVTGRGKRAIEDHFDKSYELEETLARKEKWELLDKVQRISNLANIHYIRQKEPKGLGHAIHCARTFIGNEPFAVMLGDDIVQAEVPSLKQLMNVFEKYGASVIGVQEVNKEDVSKYGIVDQHLPALEQNVYQIANLVEKPSVEEAPSTSAIMGRYILMPEIFDILANLKPGAGGEIQLTDALKELLKTQQVIAYHFKGKRYDVGDKLGFIKATIDFGLQRRELKDELYQYLQDILSKKRTKIFD; encoded by the coding sequence ATGCAAATAAAAAAGGCGATTATCCCTGCAGCTGGATTAGGTACGAGGTTTTTACCGGCAACAAAAGCTCAGCCAAAAGAAATGCTGCCAATTGTTGATAAACCTACGATTCAATATATTGTAGAAGAAGCGGTTCGATCTGGAATTGAAGATATTATGATTGTAACGGGAAGAGGAAAGCGGGCGATTGAAGACCATTTCGATAAATCGTATGAGCTTGAAGAGACATTAGCGAGAAAAGAGAAGTGGGAGCTTCTAGACAAAGTTCAACGAATTTCTAATTTAGCGAATATCCATTATATTCGCCAAAAAGAGCCGAAAGGGCTGGGACATGCCATTCATTGTGCCCGAACATTTATCGGGAATGAACCATTTGCTGTCATGTTAGGGGACGATATCGTTCAAGCAGAGGTTCCTTCCTTAAAACAATTAATGAATGTGTTTGAGAAATATGGGGCGTCTGTCATTGGTGTGCAGGAGGTCAATAAAGAGGACGTTTCAAAATATGGAATCGTTGATCAGCATTTGCCTGCTCTTGAACAAAATGTTTATCAAATTGCTAATTTAGTAGAGAAGCCATCTGTTGAAGAAGCGCCATCGACAAGTGCGATTATGGGAAGATATATTTTAATGCCGGAGATTTTTGATATTTTAGCTAACCTTAAGCCTGGAGCAGGTGGAGAAATTCAATTAACAGATGCGCTAAAAGAATTATTAAAAACTCAGCAAGTCATCGCCTATCATTTTAAAGGAAAACGCTATGATGTTGGAGATAAGCTTGGGTTTATTAAAGCAACCATTGATTTTGGATTACAGAGAAGAGAACTAAAAGATGAGCTTTATCAATATTTACAAGATATTTTGAGCAAAAAGCGGACAAAAATATTTGACTGA
- a CDS encoding UDPglucose 6-dehydrogenase (product_source=KO:K00012; cath_funfam=1.20.5.100,3.40.50.720; cog=COG1004; ko=KO:K00012; pfam=PF00984,PF03720,PF03721; smart=SM00984; superfamily=48179,51735; tigrfam=TIGR03026) produces MKVAVAGTGYVGLVTGVCLAEVGHDVTCMDIDEYKINMLKKGISPIYEPGLDPFIQQNIQSGRLFFTTDAKEAYRNKEIIIVAVGTPENEDGSANLSYIQKVVKDIVENINGPLILVTKSTVPVGTNDQIQEWITEWNVRQYPIEVVSNPEFLREGSAIHDTFHGDRIVIGANSREASAQVARLYEPFHIPIVQTSIRSAEMIKYAANAFLATKISFINEIANICEKVGANIEDVAYGIGLDQRIGPHFLKAGIGYGGSCFPKDTKALVQIAGNVQHQFELLEAVIKVNNKQQVKLVKKAKQIFGSLNGKKCAILGLSFKPNTDDVREAASIVMAKELVKEGAAVVGYDPIAIDNAKSVLGDSIQYAHSIEEAVQNADIALIATEWEEIKQFPLRKYVELMKTPYVFDGRNCYSLEEIKKYRLKYYSIGRN; encoded by the coding sequence GTGAAGGTAGCGGTTGCTGGCACCGGGTATGTTGGTCTTGTAACAGGTGTTTGTTTAGCTGAGGTCGGCCATGATGTGACTTGTATGGATATAGATGAATATAAAATAAATATGTTAAAAAAAGGAATATCACCGATATACGAGCCTGGGTTAGATCCATTCATTCAACAAAATATTCAGAGTGGTCGCTTATTTTTTACCACCGATGCGAAAGAAGCTTATCGAAACAAAGAAATCATCATTGTGGCGGTCGGCACTCCAGAAAATGAAGATGGATCAGCGAATTTATCTTACATTCAAAAGGTCGTGAAGGACATCGTTGAAAACATAAACGGACCTCTCATCCTCGTCACGAAAAGTACGGTACCTGTTGGCACGAATGATCAAATACAAGAATGGATAACAGAGTGGAATGTACGACAATATCCAATTGAAGTGGTGTCCAATCCAGAGTTTTTAAGGGAAGGTTCGGCTATTCATGACACGTTTCATGGCGATCGCATTGTCATTGGTGCAAATTCACGAGAAGCAAGTGCTCAAGTTGCCCGCCTGTACGAACCATTTCACATTCCAATTGTCCAAACAAGCATTCGTAGTGCAGAAATGATCAAATATGCCGCAAATGCCTTTTTAGCCACAAAAATTAGCTTTATTAATGAAATCGCGAATATTTGTGAAAAGGTCGGGGCCAATATTGAAGATGTTGCCTATGGGATAGGACTTGATCAGCGAATTGGTCCTCACTTTTTAAAAGCAGGCATCGGCTATGGAGGCTCCTGCTTCCCAAAGGATACGAAAGCTCTTGTCCAAATAGCCGGTAATGTCCAACATCAATTTGAGCTTTTAGAAGCGGTCATTAAAGTGAACAATAAACAGCAAGTAAAGCTTGTCAAAAAAGCAAAGCAGATCTTTGGCTCTTTAAACGGCAAAAAATGTGCCATTCTTGGCCTTTCGTTCAAACCGAACACAGATGATGTTCGTGAAGCGGCTTCGATTGTCATGGCGAAGGAATTAGTAAAAGAAGGAGCAGCTGTTGTAGGCTATGACCCGATTGCAATCGACAACGCCAAGTCCGTATTAGGAGATTCCATTCAATATGCTCACTCCATTGAGGAAGCCGTTCAAAATGCCGACATCGCTTTGATCGCAACAGAATGGGAAGAAATTAAACAATTTCCTCTCCGAAAATATGTTGAGCTTATGAAGACTCCCTATGTGTTTGATGGGAGGAATTGTTATTCTTTAGAGGAAATAAAAAAATATCGACTTAAATATTATTCGATAGGCAGGAATTAA
- a CDS encoding UDP-N-acetylglucosamine 2-epimerase (non-hydrolyzing) (product_source=KO:K01791; cath_funfam=3.40.50.2000; cog=COG0381; ko=KO:K01791; pfam=PF02350; superfamily=53756; tigrfam=TIGR00236) — MAKIKVMTIFGTRPEAIKMAPLVKELEKYPDKIESIVTVTAQHRQMLDQVLEIFGIRPDYDLNIMKERQTLVDITTRALQGLDDVMKSVKPDIVLVHGDTTTTFVASLAAFYNHISIGHVEAGLRTWNKYSPFPEEMNRQFTGVLADLHFAPTKKAYENLISENKKEESIFITGNTAIDALQTTVKQNYTHEVLEKIGSDRMILLTAHRRENLGEPMQNMFRAIKRIVDEFLDVQVVYPVHLNPAVREIADEILGNDERIHLIEPLGVFDFHNFASRSYIILTDSGGVQEEAPSLGVPVLVLRDTTERPEGIEAGTLKLAGTNEETIYQLAKELLVDEDSYNRMAQASNPYGDGKASARIVQAILFHFGLINKKPESFQI; from the coding sequence TTGGCAAAAATTAAGGTCATGACAATCTTTGGAACAAGACCTGAAGCGATTAAAATGGCTCCTCTTGTAAAGGAATTGGAAAAATATCCTGATAAAATTGAATCCATTGTGACCGTAACAGCACAACATCGGCAAATGCTTGATCAAGTTTTAGAAATTTTTGGGATTAGACCTGATTATGACCTAAATATTATGAAAGAACGACAAACATTGGTTGATATTACGACAAGAGCATTACAAGGTTTAGATGATGTCATGAAAAGTGTCAAACCAGATATTGTTCTCGTTCACGGTGATACAACGACTACTTTTGTGGCAAGTTTAGCAGCGTTTTATAATCATATTTCAATAGGTCATGTTGAAGCGGGATTACGTACATGGAACAAGTATTCTCCATTTCCAGAAGAAATGAATCGTCAGTTTACTGGTGTATTGGCAGATTTACACTTTGCTCCTACAAAAAAAGCTTATGAAAATTTAATCAGTGAAAATAAAAAAGAAGAATCTATTTTTATTACTGGAAATACGGCAATTGATGCACTGCAAACAACTGTCAAACAAAACTACACACATGAAGTATTAGAGAAAATCGGAAGCGACAGAATGATTTTGCTCACAGCTCATCGACGCGAAAATTTAGGAGAGCCGATGCAAAATATGTTTCGAGCTATTAAACGAATAGTAGATGAGTTTCTTGATGTACAAGTCGTTTATCCGGTTCATTTAAATCCTGCTGTTCGCGAGATTGCAGATGAGATTTTAGGAAATGATGAAAGAATTCATTTAATTGAACCGTTAGGAGTGTTTGATTTCCATAACTTTGCTTCAAGATCTTACATTATTTTAACTGATTCCGGAGGTGTTCAAGAAGAAGCGCCATCATTAGGTGTCCCAGTTCTCGTTTTAAGAGATACAACCGAACGGCCTGAAGGAATTGAAGCAGGAACTTTAAAGCTTGCTGGAACAAATGAAGAAACGATTTATCAATTGGCGAAAGAATTGCTTGTTGATGAAGATTCATATAATAGAATGGCACAAGCATCGAATCCTTACGGGGATGGCAAGGCTTCTGCAAGGATTGTACAAGCCATTTTATTTCATTTTGGATTAATAAATAAAAAGCCTGAATCTTTTCAAATATAA